The following coding sequences are from one Thermogemmatispora onikobensis window:
- a CDS encoding ABC transporter ATP-binding protein encodes MAAHGHSMGGDLRTYLDEQERAGRKTDRRTLGRVIAAFRPYRGQVALMLIAIILTTLLGLINPLMIRFIFDDAIGKRDLTLLIIFVSIMLITPVVSGVIGVGQSYLSNLVGQRVMRDFRNRLYAHLQQMSLRFFTTTRTGEIQSRLANDVGGIENVVTGTATSIVANLSTALSTIIAMAIISPLLTIISLGLLPLFLWITYKVGNVRRLTSKETQKSMASLSALMQETLSVSGILLIKTFGRQKLAQQRFEEENQRLSDLEIRQQMIGRWFFMFVGTFFSITPAVVYLVAGLQAIFDPHQAITLGAIVAFTTLQSRLFFPVGQLLNIQVDIQGALALFDRIFEYLDLPIEIADRPDALRLKPEQVRGAISFENVSFSYRKEDAPWERTGAAPGEANEKHNGRVASPVAEADFPEERPALSHISFTIEPGQLVALVGPSGAGKTTITYLLARLYDVDEGSILIDGHDVRTIAQQSLSELIGMVTQETYLFNATIRENLLYARPEASEEEMIAAARAAAIHDRIMELEDGYDTLVGERGYKLSGGEKQRIAIARVILKDPRILILDEATSALDTHSERLIQAALEPLMQRRTTLAIAHRLSTILSADTILVLDRGEIVERGTHEELLQRKGLYARLYAEQFHRTAEEQTI; translated from the coding sequence ATGGCAGCACACGGTCACAGCATGGGTGGAGATCTGCGAACCTATCTTGATGAGCAGGAGCGCGCAGGGCGCAAGACCGACCGGCGAACGCTCGGTCGAGTCATCGCGGCCTTCCGGCCTTATCGAGGGCAAGTGGCCCTCATGCTCATAGCCATCATCCTGACGACCCTGCTGGGATTGATCAATCCCCTGATGATCCGCTTCATCTTTGATGATGCCATAGGCAAGCGTGACCTCACGCTGCTCATCATCTTCGTCAGCATCATGCTCATCACCCCTGTTGTCAGCGGAGTCATCGGCGTAGGCCAGAGCTATCTCAGCAACCTGGTTGGGCAGCGCGTCATGCGCGACTTTCGCAATCGCCTCTATGCGCACCTGCAACAGATGTCGCTGCGCTTCTTCACGACCACCCGCACTGGAGAAATTCAGTCGCGGCTCGCCAACGACGTTGGCGGTATAGAAAACGTCGTCACAGGCACAGCCACCAGCATCGTCGCCAACCTCTCCACAGCCCTTTCAACCATCATTGCTATGGCCATTATCAGCCCGCTGCTGACCATCATCTCGCTGGGACTATTGCCGCTCTTCCTCTGGATCACCTACAAAGTCGGCAACGTCCGCCGCCTGACGAGCAAAGAGACGCAGAAGAGCATGGCCTCTCTCAGCGCCCTCATGCAAGAGACCCTCTCCGTCAGCGGCATCCTGCTCATCAAGACCTTTGGCCGGCAGAAGCTGGCCCAGCAGCGCTTTGAAGAGGAGAACCAGCGTCTTTCCGACCTGGAAATTCGCCAGCAAATGATCGGGCGCTGGTTCTTCATGTTCGTCGGCACCTTCTTCTCGATCACACCGGCGGTCGTCTACCTGGTGGCCGGCTTACAAGCCATTTTCGACCCGCACCAGGCCATTACCCTGGGGGCCATCGTTGCCTTCACCACTCTGCAGAGCCGGCTCTTTTTCCCGGTCGGCCAGCTGCTCAACATTCAAGTGGACATCCAGGGCGCTCTTGCCCTCTTTGATCGTATCTTCGAATATCTTGATCTCCCGATCGAGATCGCGGACCGGCCCGACGCCCTCCGGCTCAAGCCTGAGCAGGTGCGGGGGGCCATCAGCTTTGAAAACGTCTCCTTCAGCTACCGGAAAGAAGATGCGCCGTGGGAGAGAACTGGAGCCGCACCGGGAGAAGCCAACGAGAAGCACAACGGAAGAGTGGCCTCGCCGGTTGCAGAGGCGGACTTTCCCGAGGAGCGTCCGGCGCTCAGCCATATCTCTTTCACTATCGAGCCGGGGCAGCTGGTGGCCCTCGTGGGACCAAGCGGAGCCGGCAAGACCACCATCACCTATCTGCTCGCCCGTCTCTACGACGTTGACGAAGGCAGCATCCTCATCGATGGCCACGATGTGCGGACCATTGCCCAGCAATCCCTGAGCGAACTGATTGGCATGGTCACCCAGGAGACCTACCTCTTCAATGCTACCATTCGCGAAAACCTGCTCTATGCGCGGCCCGAGGCCAGCGAAGAAGAGATGATTGCCGCCGCCAGAGCGGCAGCCATTCACGACCGTATTATGGAGCTAGAGGACGGCTACGACACCCTGGTTGGGGAGCGCGGCTACAAGCTCTCTGGCGGTGAGAAGCAGCGCATCGCCATTGCGCGCGTCATCCTCAAAGATCCACGCATCTTGATCCTGGACGAAGCCACCAGCGCTCTCGACACGCACTCCGAGCGCCTCATTCAGGCCGCTCTGGAGCCGCTCATGCAGCGGCGCACCACGCTGGCCATTGCCCATCGGCTCTCGACCATCCTCTCCGCCGACACCATTCTCGTCCTGGACCGAGGAGAAATTGTCGAGCGGGGCACCCATGAAGAGCTGCTACAGCGTAAGGGACTCTACGCCCGCCTCTACGCCGAGCAGTTTCATCGCACAGCCGAGGAGCAGACCATCTGA
- a CDS encoding GlsB/YeaQ/YmgE family stress response membrane protein → MVTGFVLASVLGTLWAWIVWIIIGGLAGAIADRLVQGDQLGILGNIIVGIIGGLLGGAILGALGITVSGIFWTFVTALLGAIILLVIVKAVTGGRGLGGKRPTV, encoded by the coding sequence ATGGTAACGGGTTTTGTTCTGGCGAGCGTGCTGGGCACGTTGTGGGCCTGGATTGTCTGGATCATCATCGGTGGCCTGGCTGGAGCGATCGCCGACCGCCTGGTGCAGGGCGATCAGCTTGGCATCCTGGGCAACATTATCGTCGGCATCATTGGCGGTCTTCTGGGCGGTGCCATCCTGGGCGCCCTCGGTATTACGGTCAGTGGCATCTTCTGGACGTTCGTCACCGCCCTACTAGGCGCGATCATTCTGCTGGTCATCGTCAAGGCCGTGACTGGCGGGCGGGGCCTTGGTGGCAAGCGCCCCACCGTCTGA
- a CDS encoding 2-phosphosulfolactate phosphatase — protein sequence MRLFVFFTPQAILTERAQTGDVYIVIDLIRATTTMTVMLERGARRVLVAESIEQAQAGAAYRPGRALCGERNVRRIPGFDYGNSPREFAQLDLQGRELIMTTTNGTRAFHACPPETIRLAGCFRNAHAVTSAALRLASAHDRDIALVCAGEFGYFALDDAVCAGYLAAELLRQAGHALTPHGSVLAATAIYEAYKPPRVLECSESALTVVKAGVIDDPPFCVEIDQSTVVPAVSGREEETGLLIIEPLPL from the coding sequence TTGCGACTCTTCGTCTTTTTTACTCCCCAGGCGATTTTGACCGAGCGGGCCCAGACCGGCGATGTCTACATTGTGATCGATCTGATTCGCGCAACGACGACGATGACGGTGATGCTGGAGCGCGGAGCCAGGCGCGTGTTGGTGGCTGAGTCAATCGAGCAGGCACAGGCTGGCGCCGCTTACCGGCCCGGTCGCGCTCTCTGCGGCGAGCGCAATGTGCGCCGCATCCCCGGCTTCGATTATGGGAATTCGCCACGCGAGTTCGCTCAGTTGGATCTGCAGGGCCGCGAGCTGATCATGACGACAACCAATGGCACCCGCGCTTTCCATGCCTGCCCACCTGAGACGATCCGCCTGGCTGGCTGCTTTCGCAATGCTCACGCCGTGACCTCGGCGGCTCTGCGGCTGGCTAGCGCTCACGATCGCGATATTGCCCTGGTCTGTGCAGGTGAGTTCGGCTATTTTGCGCTCGACGATGCGGTCTGCGCCGGCTACCTGGCCGCCGAGCTGCTCCGCCAGGCTGGCCACGCTTTGACCCCCCACGGGAGCGTTCTGGCTGCCACCGCTATCTATGAGGCCTATAAGCCACCGCGCGTGCTGGAGTGCAGCGAGTCGGCTTTGACAGTCGTGAAGGCCGGCGTGATCGATGATCCCCCTTTCTGCGTGGAGATCGATCAGAGCACAGTTGTGCCGGCGGTCTCCGGTCGCGAGGAGGAGACCGGCCTGCTGATCATCGAACCGCTCCCTCTCTGA
- a CDS encoding AMP-binding protein codes for MTVSRTPNMVDYEVERRAFHIDVPEYFNFAVDIIGKWAQDPQKIAVHWLGQQGEERQITFAEFAERSSRAANAFAALGLKKGDRVLVMLPRLPEWWESVLGLMKLGVIFIPCTTLLTSKDLQYRAEVAEAQGLITDREGAEKFDQVRGQCPTVKQAILVDGQARPGWTSYHEIVAAASPDFNGPKTRSDDPCLVYFTSGTVGYPKMVLHTQASYPLGHTITGKYWLDLHEDDLLWNLSETGWAKWAWSNFFGPWVMGTAVFVQDARGKFNPLETLELLQRYPITVLCAPPTAYRMLVLEEPLTYLKEHPPRALRHCVGAGEPLNPEVIRQWQEATGMTIRDGYGQTETVLLCGNFPPLEVRPGSMGKPSPGFDVAVIDHEGNELPPGAEGDIAVRIKPERPRWLFQEYWRNPDATAASIRGDWYITGDRAYRDEDGYLWFVGRADDVIISAGYRIGPFEVESALKEHPAVAESAVVGSPDEVRGQIVKAFVVLAPGYS; via the coding sequence ATGACCGTCTCGCGAACCCCCAACATGGTCGACTACGAAGTCGAGCGGCGTGCCTTCCACATCGACGTCCCCGAGTATTTCAACTTCGCCGTCGACATCATTGGCAAATGGGCGCAAGATCCCCAGAAAATCGCCGTCCACTGGCTCGGTCAGCAGGGAGAAGAGCGGCAGATCACCTTTGCCGAATTTGCCGAGCGCTCCAGTCGGGCTGCCAATGCCTTTGCCGCCCTCGGCCTCAAAAAAGGCGATCGCGTGCTGGTCATGCTGCCGCGCCTTCCCGAATGGTGGGAAAGTGTTCTGGGTCTGATGAAGCTCGGCGTCATCTTTATCCCCTGCACCACCCTGCTCACCAGCAAAGATCTCCAATATCGCGCCGAAGTGGCTGAGGCCCAGGGCCTGATCACCGACCGCGAAGGCGCAGAGAAATTTGATCAGGTCCGGGGGCAGTGTCCCACTGTCAAGCAGGCCATCCTGGTCGATGGCCAGGCTCGTCCCGGCTGGACCAGCTACCACGAAATCGTAGCGGCGGCCTCCCCCGACTTCAACGGTCCCAAAACGCGCAGCGACGACCCCTGTCTGGTCTACTTCACCTCGGGCACCGTCGGCTACCCCAAGATGGTCCTGCACACCCAGGCCAGCTATCCGCTTGGCCACACCATCACTGGCAAATATTGGCTCGACCTGCATGAGGACGACCTGCTCTGGAACCTCAGTGAAACAGGCTGGGCGAAATGGGCCTGGAGCAACTTCTTTGGTCCCTGGGTCATGGGCACCGCCGTCTTCGTCCAGGACGCCCGTGGCAAATTCAATCCCCTGGAGACCCTGGAGCTGCTCCAGCGCTACCCGATCACCGTCCTGTGTGCTCCGCCCACTGCTTACCGCATGCTGGTCCTGGAGGAGCCGCTCACCTATCTCAAGGAGCACCCACCCCGGGCCCTGCGCCACTGTGTTGGCGCTGGCGAGCCATTGAACCCGGAAGTCATTCGCCAATGGCAAGAAGCCACCGGCATGACCATCCGCGACGGCTACGGACAGACCGAGACCGTGCTGCTCTGCGGCAACTTTCCGCCGCTGGAGGTCAGACCTGGCTCGATGGGCAAACCCTCGCCGGGCTTCGACGTGGCCGTCATCGATCACGAAGGTAACGAGCTGCCTCCTGGTGCTGAGGGCGATATCGCCGTGCGCATCAAGCCTGAGCGCCCGCGCTGGCTCTTCCAGGAGTACTGGCGCAATCCCGATGCGACCGCGGCCTCCATCCGTGGCGACTGGTACATCACCGGCGACCGTGCCTATCGCGACGAAGACGGCTATCTCTGGTTTGTGGGCAGAGCCGACGACGTCATCATCAGTGCTGGCTATCGCATTGGGCCGTTCGAAGTTGAAAGCGCTCTCAAGGAGCATCCTGCCGTTGCTGAGTCTGCAGTTGTTGGCAGCCCTGATGAGGTCCGAGGGCAGATTGTCAAGGCCTTTGTTGTGCTCGCCCCGGGCTACAGTC